A region of Betaproteobacteria bacterium DNA encodes the following proteins:
- the sugE gene encoding quaternary ammonium compound efflux SMR transporter SugE encodes MPWVYLFLAGILEIVWAIGLKYTEGFTRLWPTVATIAVAWLSFYLLALAVRTIPVGTGYAIWTGIGAAGVAILGMLLFGEPATLARFVFLALIIVGIVGLKLAAGAH; translated from the coding sequence ATGCCCTGGGTCTATCTCTTTCTTGCCGGTATCCTGGAGATCGTCTGGGCGATCGGTCTCAAGTACACGGAAGGCTTCACCCGCCTGTGGCCGACGGTTGCCACCATCGCCGTGGCCTGGCTCTCCTTCTACCTGCTCGCGCTGGCGGTGAGGACGATTCCCGTCGGCACCGGCTACGCCATATGGACCGGCATCGGCGCCGCGGGGGTGGCGATTCTGGGTATGCTGCTGTTCGGTGAACCGGCAACGCTCGCGCGCTTTGTCTTCCTCGCCCTGATCATCGTCGGCATCGTCGGCCTCAAGCTCGCGGCCGGCGCACATTGA
- a CDS encoding VOC family protein, giving the protein MAIQGLNHFTVLTDDLDASVEFYRSILGLEPGARPPFAFPGAWLYCDGLPVLHLVAGRGVPDGPSIIDHVALTATDLADTIATLKARHIGYTLRRQPVSGQWQLFCHDPSGARLELDFPASEPPPASA; this is encoded by the coding sequence ATGGCCATCCAGGGACTGAATCACTTCACGGTGCTGACCGACGATCTCGACGCTTCCGTCGAGTTCTACCGCAGCATTCTCGGGCTCGAACCCGGTGCGCGGCCGCCTTTCGCGTTCCCCGGTGCGTGGCTCTACTGCGATGGACTGCCGGTGCTGCACCTCGTGGCCGGGCGAGGGGTCCCGGACGGGCCATCCATCATCGATCACGTCGCCCTTACCGCGACGGATCTCGCAGACACGATTGCCACGCTGAAGGCGCGCCACATCGGGTATACGCTGCGACGCCAGCCGGTCTCGGGCCAGTGGCAGCTCTTCTGCCACGACCCGAGCGGCGCACGCTTGGAACTCGACTTCCCGGCTTCCGAGCCCCCGCCCGCATCGGCCTGA
- a CDS encoding rhomboid family intramembrane serine protease — MIPISDYPSPPGKPFVTIALIVVNVAVYLLVTVPLGTQPANHADPAFQEYLRLVMQSVPRNVSPQQVIDSISAYDLTVFKWGFRPADPSLATLVSSIFLHGGFMHLAGNMLYLWIYGDNVEHRLGPVAFLFWYLVTGMAATLFHALFNLGSPIPLVGASGAISGVLGFYFLWFPHHSVRVFLFLFPIYVGTVMLNARFVLAIYLLWDNVLPFLIAPGGGGVAHGAHIGGFIAGLAAAAWMNARQRGKNA; from the coding sequence GTGATCCCGATCAGCGATTATCCGAGCCCGCCGGGCAAGCCGTTCGTCACCATTGCGCTCATCGTCGTCAACGTCGCCGTGTATCTGCTGGTGACGGTGCCGCTCGGCACGCAGCCCGCGAATCACGCCGACCCGGCATTCCAGGAATATCTGCGGCTCGTCATGCAGTCGGTACCGCGCAATGTGTCTCCGCAGCAGGTCATCGACAGCATTTCCGCCTACGATCTGACCGTCTTCAAGTGGGGCTTCCGGCCCGCCGACCCGAGCCTCGCGACGCTCGTGAGCTCGATCTTTCTGCACGGCGGATTCATGCACCTTGCCGGGAACATGCTCTACCTGTGGATCTACGGCGACAACGTCGAGCACCGGCTGGGGCCGGTCGCCTTTCTCTTCTGGTACCTCGTGACCGGCATGGCGGCGACCCTCTTCCACGCGCTCTTCAACCTGGGCTCGCCGATTCCGCTGGTCGGTGCCTCGGGCGCGATCTCGGGCGTGCTCGGCTTCTACTTCCTGTGGTTCCCGCACCATTCGGTGCGCGTGTTCCTGTTTCTGTTCCCGATCTACGTCGGCACCGTCATGCTCAACGCGCGGTTCGTGCTGGCGATCTACCTGCTGTGGGACAACGTGCTGCCGTTCCTCATCGCTCCGGGCGGTGGCGGCGTCGCGCACGGCGCACACATCGGCGGTTTCATCGCGGGCCTGGCCGCTGCCGCGTGGATGAATGCGCGGCAACGCGGCAAGAACGCCTAG
- a CDS encoding zinc metallopeptidase has translation MRWESGRRSDNIEDIRGSGGGFGGRGVKIGGLGMVVMFIVALFLGVDPFALMSTVENVGGPPAAPSNQASRPTPGPGSTTTQPQDEQAQFVSVVLADTEDTWGQIFAAGGKRYRAPKLVMFSGMVQSACGMTSAAAGPFYCPADQKVYIDLDFFRELDRRFGAPGDFARAYVIAHEVGHHVQNLLGVAGQVQNLQARASERQSNALSVRMELQADCLAGVWGHHANKQRQLLEPGDAEEGLRAAAAIGDDTIQSRSTGYVRPESWTHGSSDMRVRWFKRGLESGRIEQCDTFQAAQL, from the coding sequence ATGAGATGGGAATCCGGCCGTCGCAGCGACAACATCGAGGACATCCGCGGCAGCGGTGGCGGATTCGGCGGCCGCGGTGTCAAGATCGGCGGTCTGGGCATGGTCGTCATGTTCATCGTCGCGCTTTTTCTCGGCGTCGATCCGTTTGCGCTCATGAGCACCGTCGAAAACGTCGGCGGCCCGCCGGCGGCACCCTCCAATCAGGCGAGCCGGCCCACGCCCGGGCCGGGATCGACGACCACGCAGCCTCAGGACGAGCAGGCGCAGTTCGTCTCCGTAGTCCTCGCCGACACCGAAGACACGTGGGGCCAGATCTTCGCCGCGGGCGGCAAGCGTTACCGCGCGCCGAAGCTCGTCATGTTCTCCGGCATGGTGCAGTCCGCATGCGGCATGACCTCCGCGGCCGCTGGGCCGTTCTACTGCCCCGCCGACCAGAAGGTCTACATCGACCTCGACTTCTTCCGCGAGCTCGATCGCCGCTTCGGCGCCCCCGGCGATTTCGCGCGTGCTTACGTGATCGCCCACGAAGTCGGGCATCACGTGCAGAACCTGCTCGGCGTGGCCGGCCAGGTACAGAACCTCCAGGCGCGGGCATCGGAACGGCAGTCCAACGCGCTGTCGGTTCGGATGGAGTTGCAGGCCGACTGTCTCGCCGGCGTCTGGGGCCATCACGCCAACAAGCAGCGTCAGCTGCTCGAACCGGGCGATGCGGAAGAGGGGCTGCGGGCGGCAGCCGCCATCGGCGACGACACCATCCAGAGCCGCTCGACCGGCTACGTCCGACCCGAATCGTGGACGCACGGCTCCTCCGACATGCGCGTGCGCTGGTTCAAGCGCGGACTCGAAAGCGGCCGCATCGAGCAGTGCGACACGTTCCAGGCAGCGCAGCTCTGA
- a CDS encoding thioesterase family protein, producing MKPSLQPGITHSFTFRVPRSKTVAALYPEASEFQAMPAVFATGFLVGFVEWVCIQAVNPHLDWPAEMTLGTHVDLSHSAPTPPGMEVTAHVRLTQVEGRKLVFDVDVRDDAEVIASGRHERFVIEAGKFTAKVARKAEQALAHQPAADPP from the coding sequence ATGAAGCCGAGCCTCCAGCCGGGAATCACGCATTCGTTCACGTTTCGCGTTCCCCGTTCCAAGACGGTCGCCGCGCTCTATCCCGAGGCGTCCGAGTTCCAGGCCATGCCGGCGGTGTTCGCCACCGGCTTTCTGGTCGGATTCGTCGAATGGGTGTGCATCCAGGCGGTGAATCCGCACCTCGACTGGCCGGCCGAGATGACGCTCGGCACCCACGTGGACTTAAGCCACAGCGCACCGACGCCACCCGGCATGGAGGTCACCGCGCACGTCCGGCTCACGCAGGTGGAAGGCCGAAAGCTGGTGTTCGACGTCGACGTCCGCGACGACGCGGAGGTCATCGCCAGCGGAAGGCACGAACGTTTCGTGATCGAGGCCGGCAAGTTCACCGCGAAGGTGGCGCGCAAAGCGGAACAGGCGCTCGCCCACCAGCCTGCCGCCGATCCACCCTGA
- a CDS encoding N-acetylmuramoyl-L-alanine amidase — translation MAALARALFVALWLPAATVLAAPTIALDIGHSSANPGAVSARGRGEFHFNRDLAVQIGRSLDERHFDVHMINLDGAASGLEARTVEARGADLLLSVHHDSVQPHYLETWTFRGEDRRYSEHASGFSLFVSRRNPDPARSLACAVAIGTALRGAGFVPSLHHAEPIAGEHRPLADAVNGVYYFDELVVLRTATQPALLLEAGVIVNRDEEALLARSDVQQGIGRAVAQGLAQCLEAQGAARPDRHQEEGSRWPSRD, via the coding sequence ATGGCTGCCCTCGCTCGGGCCTTGTTCGTGGCGCTGTGGCTGCCGGCTGCCACGGTGCTGGCTGCACCCACCATCGCACTCGACATCGGGCACTCCAGTGCGAATCCCGGCGCGGTGAGCGCGCGCGGTCGCGGCGAGTTCCACTTCAATCGCGACCTCGCCGTGCAGATCGGGCGCAGTCTCGATGAGCGGCATTTCGACGTGCACATGATCAATCTCGACGGGGCGGCGTCGGGTCTCGAGGCGCGCACTGTAGAGGCGCGCGGCGCGGACTTGCTGCTGTCGGTGCATCACGATTCGGTGCAGCCGCATTACCTCGAAACCTGGACCTTCCGCGGCGAGGATCGGCGCTACAGCGAACACGCGAGCGGGTTCTCGCTCTTCGTCTCGCGACGCAACCCCGATCCGGCGCGCAGTCTGGCGTGCGCCGTGGCCATCGGCACCGCACTGCGTGGCGCGGGCTTCGTGCCTTCCCTGCATCATGCGGAGCCGATCGCCGGCGAACATCGTCCGCTTGCCGACGCTGTCAATGGTGTGTATTACTTCGACGAGCTCGTCGTGCTGCGTACCGCGACGCAGCCGGCCTTGCTGCTGGAGGCGGGGGTCATCGTGAACCGCGACGAGGAAGCGCTGCTTGCGCGCAGCGACGTACAACAAGGCATCGGCCGCGCGGTCGCCCAGGGGCTCGCGCAGTGCCTCGAAGCGCAGGGCGCCGCGCGACCGGACCGACACCAGGAGGAGGGGAGCCGATGGCCATCCAGGGACTGA